The following are encoded in a window of Paraburkholderia caffeinilytica genomic DNA:
- a CDS encoding DUF1488 family protein has product MEVLDRAAAVSPDGRAVVFMLSARGRDAEGAVARAALEEHFWLPPDADAARTLKTFENGRNRIVAVAQRKLLARPDEPLWLTVNDFLTR; this is encoded by the coding sequence ATGGAAGTTCTTGATCGCGCGGCCGCCGTCTCGCCGGACGGACGCGCCGTGGTTTTCATGCTGTCGGCCCGCGGCCGCGACGCCGAAGGCGCGGTTGCGCGTGCTGCACTCGAAGAACACTTCTGGCTACCGCCCGACGCCGACGCGGCGCGCACACTCAAGACATTTGAAAACGGCCGCAACCGCATCGTCGCGGTCGCACAAAGAAAGTTACTCGCGCGGCCGGACGAGCCGCTGTGGCTGACCGTCAACGACTTTCTGACCCGTTAA
- a CDS encoding type IV secretory system conjugative DNA transfer family protein, whose protein sequence is MTTSQHLYPPFIVGKYKGEYLKYYGQDFLMTAAGTRSGKGTSLVIPNLLTYPDSVVVEDIKEENYHYTSGYRRACGHETYLWAPFSEDGRSHAYNPLEYIAERPAYARVGDVMTIGEHLYPSNVDARLKYWNDNARNLFIGIVLYLLETPSLPCTFGEILRQASGKGRAIREHISSIVSTRADAAHATDGLPVLSFECLDALNRFLSQSKEAFANIVSTMTAPLNVFSNPVVDAATSRSDFDLADVRKKRMSIYVGIKPGDLKAGALLVNLFFSQLIDLNTRELPAENPALKYQCALILDEFAAPGKIDIIDTANPFIAGYNLRLMLIFQGMSQIEDPKLYGKHGAETLAINCKMRSLYAPRTVKESEEYAKMLGTFTYMARSRNRSRGRSSSTSINESEHGRALMMPQELRALKHNKQIITMEGCEPILCEKAFFYEDAELVDRLVQQSPYLRAVMATLEKTNRRRAWFGFGPKFPNEVQMKHAAFVARELCAPVPKIDVEQWWQAQNAARRAQQAAAAADAARQSAGQGRDVREHEIGVLAPVHLANRNSIRASLFQLMPYLREVLPDAAAAVSVQTAAPQSQPEPQGVTV, encoded by the coding sequence ATGACTACCTCACAACATCTGTATCCGCCGTTCATTGTCGGCAAGTACAAGGGCGAATACCTGAAGTATTACGGACAGGACTTCCTGATGACAGCTGCCGGCACCCGCTCCGGCAAGGGCACGTCGCTCGTGATCCCGAATCTTCTCACCTATCCCGATTCCGTCGTGGTCGAGGACATCAAGGAAGAGAACTACCACTATACGTCCGGCTACCGGCGGGCATGCGGTCACGAAACCTATCTGTGGGCGCCGTTCTCGGAAGACGGACGCTCGCACGCGTACAACCCGCTCGAATACATCGCCGAGCGACCCGCCTATGCGCGCGTGGGCGACGTGATGACGATCGGCGAACACCTGTATCCGTCCAACGTCGACGCGCGTCTGAAGTACTGGAACGACAACGCCCGCAACCTGTTCATCGGGATCGTGCTGTATCTGCTGGAAACGCCCTCGCTGCCGTGCACGTTCGGCGAGATTCTGCGGCAGGCTTCGGGCAAAGGCAGGGCGATCCGTGAACACATCTCGTCGATCGTCAGCACGCGTGCCGATGCAGCGCATGCGACCGACGGGCTGCCGGTGCTCAGCTTCGAGTGTCTCGATGCGCTGAACCGTTTCCTGTCGCAATCGAAGGAAGCCTTCGCGAACATCGTATCGACGATGACCGCGCCGCTGAACGTCTTCAGCAATCCGGTGGTCGACGCGGCAACCAGCCGCTCGGACTTCGATCTGGCCGATGTGCGCAAAAAGCGTATGTCGATCTATGTGGGCATCAAGCCGGGCGACCTGAAGGCCGGTGCGCTGCTGGTCAATCTCTTTTTCTCGCAGCTGATCGACCTGAACACGCGCGAGCTGCCTGCCGAGAATCCTGCGCTCAAATACCAGTGCGCGCTGATCCTGGACGAGTTTGCAGCGCCCGGCAAGATCGACATCATCGATACGGCCAACCCGTTCATTGCTGGCTACAACCTCCGGCTGATGCTGATCTTTCAGGGCATGTCGCAGATCGAGGATCCGAAGTTGTACGGCAAGCACGGCGCCGAAACGCTGGCGATCAACTGCAAGATGCGCAGCCTCTATGCACCGCGTACGGTCAAGGAATCGGAAGAGTACGCGAAGATGCTGGGGACCTTCACTTACATGGCTCGCTCGCGTAACCGAAGTCGCGGGCGGAGTTCGTCGACGAGCATCAACGAGTCGGAGCACGGCAGGGCACTGATGATGCCGCAGGAGCTGCGGGCGCTGAAGCACAACAAACAGATCATCACGATGGAGGGGTGCGAGCCGATCCTTTGCGAGAAGGCGTTTTTCTACGAAGACGCCGAACTCGTCGACCGGCTTGTGCAGCAGAGTCCCTATCTGCGGGCGGTGATGGCGACGCTTGAGAAGACCAACCGCCGGCGCGCCTGGTTCGGTTTCGGTCCGAAGTTTCCCAACGAGGTACAGATGAAACACGCCGCGTTCGTCGCGCGCGAATTGTGCGCACCCGTGCCAAAGATCGACGTCGAGCAGTGGTGGCAGGCACAGAACGCGGCCCGACGTGCGCAGCAGGCAGCGGCGGCCGCAGACGCCGCCAGACAGTCGGCCGGTCAGGGGCGTGACGTCCGGGAGCACGAAATCGGAGTGCTCGCGCCTGTCCACCTGGCCAACCGTAACAGCATCCGCGCATCGCTGTTCCAGTTGATGCCTTATCTGCGAGAAGTCCTGCCGGACGCGGCGGCCGCCGTGTCGGTGCAAACCGCAGCACCTCAATCACAACCTGAACCGCAAGGAGTGACCGTATGA
- the virB11 gene encoding P-type DNA transfer ATPase VirB11, which produces MSAVVIDVIEKGTIARSFLKQMGISNFFDGGLTEVAINRPGEIWTKGGAGWRRHDAPACSLDACFKLANALTVMKGGKFSTKEPIHPVVLPDGQRGHVLMQPACEQDTISITVRIPSNVRFTADEYETNGWFEGYRDVSPRRDMPPGLDLQPFELGMLEAQGQRNVRRMLELAVTNRLNIALAGGTDSGKTTLNKALSDLVPSDERIGTIEDTPELSLPNHPNRVHMFFSDTLPAKELVRSTLRMTFDRVFLAELRGDETWDYLTLLNTGKPGGITTVHCNDARSAHSRIATLVKQSAVGQTLDWQFIMDQVRVTVDLVLFMRNRRLAEIWFDPIGKAQLLGCVS; this is translated from the coding sequence ATGAGCGCAGTCGTAATCGATGTGATCGAGAAGGGCACGATCGCCCGCAGCTTCCTCAAACAGATGGGTATCTCGAACTTCTTCGACGGGGGCCTCACCGAGGTGGCGATCAACCGTCCCGGTGAGATCTGGACAAAAGGCGGTGCCGGATGGCGACGACACGACGCACCTGCCTGCTCGCTCGACGCGTGCTTCAAGCTCGCGAACGCTCTGACGGTGATGAAGGGCGGCAAGTTCTCGACGAAGGAGCCCATTCACCCGGTGGTGCTGCCCGATGGGCAACGCGGGCACGTTCTGATGCAGCCGGCCTGCGAGCAGGACACTATCTCAATCACCGTCCGTATCCCGTCGAATGTGCGCTTTACGGCTGATGAGTATGAGACCAACGGATGGTTTGAGGGATATCGCGACGTCTCGCCGCGCCGCGACATGCCACCGGGGCTCGACCTGCAGCCGTTCGAGCTCGGGATGCTTGAGGCGCAGGGTCAGCGCAACGTCAGGCGCATGCTCGAGTTGGCGGTGACCAACCGGTTGAACATTGCGCTCGCCGGCGGCACCGACTCAGGCAAGACGACACTGAACAAGGCGCTCTCTGACCTCGTGCCGTCCGATGAGCGGATTGGCACGATCGAGGACACGCCGGAGCTATCGCTGCCGAATCACCCGAACCGCGTGCATATGTTTTTCAGCGACACGCTGCCGGCGAAGGAACTGGTGCGCTCGACCCTGCGCATGACGTTCGATCGTGTTTTTCTCGCCGAACTGCGAGGTGACGAAACATGGGACTACCTGACGCTGCTGAACACGGGCAAACCCGGTGGCATCACGACGGTGCATTGCAACGATGCACGTTCGGCCCATTCGCGCATCGCGACGCTGGTCAAGCAGAGCGCGGTCGGCCAGACGCTCGACTGGCAATTCATTATGGACCAGGTGCGGGTCACGGTGGATCTCGTCCTGTTCATGCGCAACAGGCGACTGGCCGAGATCTGGTTCGACCCGATCGGCAAGGCGCAACTGCTGGGTTGTGTCTCATGA
- a CDS encoding LysR family transcriptional regulator has translation MFIRQLKYLVTLATEQHFAKAAEICNVSQPALSSAIQSLEAELGLALVKRGRRFLGFTEEGERVLGWARQTLAALENMRQDASASQVGLNGTLRFGFIPTTLPIVGLLLGPCRAKYGEMSYTVRSLSSEAILRQLDEYEIDIGFTYLDERVQAGFEVLPLYRERYFLLSPANKAGESRRSAVQWAALANLPFCLLSTAMQNRQVINAAFRRAGIQPNVVLETDSLLALHSNVQHAGMYSVLPHSLLSVLDDLKERRVRAVRIEPELTREIGLITRNKPSMQPLVTAMWTEAVKLDLQHQFDSLLSGSKRVAV, from the coding sequence ATGTTCATCAGGCAACTCAAGTACTTGGTTACTCTTGCGACCGAGCAACACTTCGCAAAGGCCGCCGAGATATGCAATGTCTCGCAGCCCGCGCTGTCATCTGCAATACAGAGCCTTGAAGCGGAACTCGGTCTGGCACTCGTCAAGCGGGGACGCCGCTTCTTGGGATTCACGGAAGAAGGTGAGCGGGTGCTCGGTTGGGCCCGCCAAACTCTCGCTGCGCTCGAGAACATGAGACAGGACGCTTCCGCGTCTCAAGTCGGCCTGAACGGCACATTGAGATTTGGGTTCATTCCGACGACGCTGCCGATTGTCGGCCTATTGCTGGGGCCTTGTCGCGCGAAGTACGGTGAAATGTCTTACACGGTTCGCTCCTTAAGCTCTGAGGCCATTCTTCGTCAGTTGGACGAATACGAGATAGACATCGGCTTCACATACCTGGACGAGCGCGTGCAGGCCGGATTCGAAGTCTTGCCTCTCTATCGCGAGCGTTATTTCCTTCTTTCCCCAGCGAACAAGGCGGGGGAATCACGGCGCAGTGCAGTTCAATGGGCCGCTCTTGCGAATCTCCCGTTCTGCCTTCTGAGCACCGCTATGCAAAACCGTCAGGTGATAAATGCGGCGTTCAGGCGAGCGGGCATTCAACCAAACGTGGTGCTCGAAACAGATTCGTTGCTCGCACTGCACTCCAATGTGCAACACGCGGGGATGTACAGCGTCTTGCCACACAGTCTACTGAGTGTTCTTGACGACCTCAAAGAGCGTCGAGTGCGCGCGGTCCGTATCGAGCCAGAGCTCACGCGAGAGATAGGCTTGATTACCCGCAACAAGCCGTCGATGCAGCCTCTGGTAACAGCCATGTGGACCGAGGCAGTAAAGCTTGATCTGCAACATCAATTCGATTCATTGCTGTCAGGCTCAAAGCGTGTGGCCGTTTGA
- a CDS encoding NAD-dependent formate dehydrogenase, giving the protein MAKIVCVLYDDPVRGMPKKYARDTIPAITHYPDGQTAPTPAAIDFTPGHLLGCVSGELGLRRYLESKDHQLVVTSSKDGADSVLDRELRDAEIVISQPFWPAYMTAERIAKAPKLKLIVTAGIGSDHTDLQAAMDRGITVAEVTYCNSNSVAEHVVMTTLALVRNYLPSYDWVTNGGWNIADCVERSYDLEGMHVGTVAAGRIGLRVLRLLKPYDVKLHYLDRHRLPESVEKELNLTHHTSLESLTKVCDVVTLNCPLHPETEHMINAKSLANFKRGAYLINTARGKLCDRDAVAAALESGQLAGYGGDVWFPQPAPADHPWRSMPHHGMTPHISGTSLSAQARYAAGTREILECFFEGRPIRNEYLIVQGGKLAGVGAHSYSAGNATKGSEEAARFKTS; this is encoded by the coding sequence ATGGCAAAGATTGTTTGCGTGTTGTATGACGATCCGGTTAGGGGCATGCCGAAAAAGTATGCACGCGACACTATTCCTGCGATCACCCATTATCCGGACGGACAAACCGCGCCGACGCCCGCAGCGATCGATTTCACACCGGGTCATCTGCTAGGTTGCGTGTCTGGTGAATTGGGGCTGCGCAGATATCTCGAATCGAAAGATCACCAGTTGGTCGTGACGTCCAGTAAAGATGGTGCCGACAGCGTGCTCGACCGCGAGCTCCGTGACGCCGAAATCGTTATCTCGCAGCCGTTCTGGCCGGCCTATATGACCGCCGAGCGCATCGCGAAGGCACCCAAGCTCAAACTGATCGTCACAGCGGGGATCGGTTCGGACCACACGGATCTGCAGGCAGCGATGGATCGCGGCATCACGGTGGCCGAAGTCACCTACTGCAACAGCAATAGCGTGGCCGAACACGTCGTGATGACGACGCTTGCACTCGTGCGCAACTATCTCCCGTCGTACGACTGGGTGACCAACGGCGGCTGGAACATTGCCGATTGCGTTGAGCGTTCCTATGACCTCGAGGGAATGCACGTGGGCACCGTCGCTGCGGGCCGTATCGGTCTGCGCGTACTGCGGCTGCTCAAGCCTTATGACGTCAAGCTGCACTATCTGGATCGCCACCGCCTGCCCGAGTCCGTCGAGAAGGAACTCAACCTGACTCATCACACCAGTCTCGAGAGCCTCACCAAAGTGTGCGATGTCGTGACGCTGAACTGTCCGCTACACCCGGAAACTGAGCACATGATCAACGCGAAGTCGCTCGCCAATTTCAAGCGCGGCGCTTATCTGATCAATACTGCACGAGGCAAACTGTGCGATCGCGATGCAGTCGCCGCAGCATTGGAAAGTGGTCAGTTAGCCGGCTATGGCGGCGACGTATGGTTCCCGCAGCCTGCTCCGGCCGATCATCCGTGGCGCAGCATGCCACACCATGGCATGACGCCCCACATCTCCGGTACCAGTCTGTCGGCGCAGGCTCGCTATGCCGCCGGCACGCGCGAAATCCTCGAGTGCTTCTTCGAAGGCAGGCCCATCCGCAATGAATACCTGATCGTGCAAGGCGGCAAACTTGCCGGCGTCGGCGCGCACTCGTATAGCGCGGGCAACGCAACGAAGGGTTCGGAAGAAGCCGCGCGCTTCAAGACGAGCTGA
- a CDS encoding DUF3717 domain-containing protein produces the protein MNFAISDIEAAIEGWRMRSPSDEAFAASTEVRALARLYGAVIVHGCKGITDAGLDDAQRDALRILSADPLRELPQ, from the coding sequence ATGAACTTCGCGATCAGCGATATCGAGGCGGCGATCGAGGGATGGCGCATGCGTTCGCCGTCGGACGAAGCATTTGCTGCCAGCACAGAGGTCCGCGCGCTGGCGCGGCTCTACGGCGCCGTGATCGTGCACGGCTGTAAGGGTATCACCGACGCCGGGCTGGACGACGCGCAGCGCGACGCCTTGCGGATCCTGTCCGCCGATCCACTCAGAGAGTTGCCGCAATGA
- a CDS encoding HPP family protein: MSSPSAAPSGVDGASARRVRTGSIMLAGLGAFAAVAFVGMLAAKTSQPWVLGSFGATCVLLFGFPASPFSQPRNIVGGHVLTSLVGLLFLQLFGPGWLPMAAAAACATMLMMLTRTVHPPAGSNPVIIFLAQPSWSFLLLPTLLGACVLALIGWLYWTIVKRGSWPSR; this comes from the coding sequence ATGTCGTCTCCGTCCGCCGCTCCCTCCGGCGTCGACGGGGCCTCGGCGCGACGCGTCCGGACCGGCAGCATCATGCTCGCCGGCCTGGGTGCGTTCGCGGCCGTGGCTTTCGTCGGCATGCTGGCCGCGAAAACCTCTCAACCGTGGGTACTCGGCTCTTTCGGGGCAACCTGTGTGCTGCTATTCGGGTTTCCGGCCAGTCCGTTTTCACAACCGCGCAACATCGTCGGAGGACACGTTCTGACATCACTGGTCGGTTTGCTGTTTCTTCAGCTATTCGGTCCAGGATGGCTGCCAATGGCCGCCGCCGCTGCATGTGCAACGATGCTGATGATGCTCACGCGCACTGTCCATCCCCCGGCCGGAAGCAATCCGGTCATCATCTTCTTGGCTCAGCCCAGCTGGTCTTTCTTGCTGCTGCCGACGCTCCTTGGGGCCTGTGTGCTGGCCTTGATTGGATGGCTTTACTGGACGATTGTCAAACGCGGTTCGTGGCCGAGTCGCTAG
- a CDS encoding LPD7 domain-containing protein translates to MNEIEFPADGIDYRERDAANADDASTIRARATPPANEPDAGAVPGTPETPVDDATEERLKKIRAADREKVEKLLKRDSSTDAATSTATDEAVKPAAGTGKPLGKKGEQPENTIRPKPVFEKTGYEVPKSVTNRYVAHEGKFLDRKSETVHFEDKGRSLSTASEDRDVIAHMVEVAKAKNWGELQLKGSEEFRRQAWIAAELAGVPSRGLKPGAQDWAALTAAREAMRIGAGDKSNDTDKARTNEMEATDAAGQKQPAAPGSAKTATTGRENAAPGGNPTTATQPSAAAPASPVQGKPTPAGVTAGVLVAHGPAPFNHDEKQNDSYYATVRTEDGERTVWGLDIERAIGESGVQPGQRIELEKGGSKTVTAQQRQFDEKGTELAPKSVESRRNEWLVFSPDVPGLPTREQREALTSARREADERRQINEARERFLSGDWKYSKEQQKTLDEARERIKAQAAREVLRDEIKGLPEQQQEKLMGEFESAVAEARATNRPLDVPMPQVSEATIAAVREQIEREQRGQTPAAQQTTRQATPERGQDPQSQTAEHDGPTLEMEP, encoded by the coding sequence ATGAACGAGATCGAATTTCCCGCTGACGGGATCGACTACCGCGAACGCGACGCGGCAAACGCCGACGATGCGTCGACCATTCGCGCGCGCGCCACGCCGCCGGCGAACGAGCCGGACGCGGGCGCTGTGCCCGGCACTCCGGAAACGCCGGTCGATGACGCAACCGAAGAGCGCCTGAAGAAGATCCGCGCGGCCGATCGGGAAAAGGTCGAGAAGCTGCTCAAGCGCGACTCATCGACCGACGCAGCGACCAGCACAGCCACCGACGAGGCGGTGAAGCCGGCCGCCGGCACCGGCAAACCGCTCGGGAAGAAGGGCGAGCAGCCGGAGAACACCATCCGCCCGAAGCCGGTTTTCGAGAAGACCGGCTATGAAGTGCCGAAGTCGGTCACTAACCGGTACGTGGCGCATGAGGGCAAGTTTCTCGATCGCAAAAGCGAGACGGTGCACTTCGAGGACAAGGGCCGCTCCCTGTCGACGGCCAGCGAGGACCGCGACGTGATCGCGCACATGGTCGAAGTCGCGAAGGCAAAGAACTGGGGTGAGCTGCAGCTTAAGGGCAGCGAAGAGTTTCGTCGGCAGGCTTGGATCGCGGCCGAACTCGCCGGTGTACCGTCGCGTGGCTTGAAGCCTGGTGCGCAGGATTGGGCGGCACTGACCGCTGCGCGCGAGGCGATGCGCATCGGGGCCGGTGACAAATCCAATGATACAGACAAGGCGCGCACGAATGAGATGGAGGCAACAGATGCAGCGGGGCAAAAGCAACCTGCAGCGCCGGGGTCGGCGAAAACGGCCACAACAGGGCGTGAAAACGCCGCGCCCGGAGGCAACCCGACGACCGCCACGCAACCATCTGCGGCTGCGCCGGCGAGTCCCGTTCAGGGCAAGCCAACGCCGGCCGGTGTCACGGCGGGGGTGCTGGTGGCGCACGGTCCCGCCCCGTTCAACCACGATGAAAAGCAGAACGACAGCTACTACGCGACGGTGCGGACAGAGGATGGCGAGCGCACCGTCTGGGGACTGGACATCGAGCGCGCGATCGGCGAAAGCGGTGTGCAGCCCGGTCAGCGGATCGAGCTGGAAAAGGGCGGCAGCAAGACGGTAACAGCGCAGCAGCGCCAGTTCGACGAGAAGGGTACCGAGCTCGCGCCAAAGTCAGTCGAGAGCCGGCGTAACGAATGGCTGGTGTTCTCGCCCGATGTGCCGGGTCTGCCCACGCGCGAGCAGCGCGAAGCGCTGACCAGCGCGCGGCGCGAAGCTGATGAGCGCCGACAGATCAATGAGGCGCGTGAGCGGTTCCTGAGCGGAGACTGGAAATACTCGAAGGAACAGCAGAAGACGCTCGATGAGGCACGCGAGCGCATCAAGGCGCAGGCCGCGCGCGAGGTGCTGCGTGACGAGATCAAGGGTCTGCCGGAGCAGCAGCAGGAGAAGCTAATGGGGGAGTTCGAAAGCGCCGTGGCCGAGGCGCGCGCAACTAACCGGCCACTGGACGTGCCCATGCCACAGGTAAGCGAAGCAACGATCGCGGCCGTGCGCGAGCAGATCGAGCGGGAGCAACGGGGCCAAACTCCCGCAGCACAGCAGACCACCCGACAGGCGACGCCGGAGCGCGGACAGGACCCGCAGTCGCAGACCGCCGAACACGATGGGCCGACGCTCGAAATGGAACCATAA
- the stbB gene encoding StbB family protein — protein sequence MKIAVINFSGNVGKSTVAHHLLAPRLEGAQVIPVESINSDDSEKGSAMRGKEFGELQDKLMTLRHAVVDIGASNVEDFVSLMRDYHGSHEDFDAFVVPTVPALKQQVDTISTLRALTGEIGVPANRIRVVFNTVTKKDDVSKIFSKIFDYYAENRNFVLNRDAVMYENPIYEKIKAFDRSIIDIRNDPTDYVAMNAEAMESGEPEEHLAQIRQLVAIKRLATRVTTELDAVFKLVVH from the coding sequence ATGAAGATCGCTGTAATCAACTTCTCAGGCAATGTTGGCAAGAGTACCGTTGCACATCACCTTCTCGCGCCGCGGCTGGAGGGTGCCCAGGTGATTCCTGTCGAGTCGATCAACTCGGACGACAGCGAAAAAGGATCGGCGATGCGTGGGAAGGAGTTTGGGGAACTGCAGGACAAACTCATGACCTTGCGGCATGCCGTGGTCGATATCGGCGCATCGAATGTCGAAGACTTTGTCTCGCTGATGCGGGACTATCACGGTTCTCACGAAGACTTCGATGCCTTCGTCGTACCGACCGTTCCTGCGCTTAAACAACAGGTCGATACAATTTCGACATTGCGCGCACTCACCGGAGAAATCGGTGTGCCGGCAAACCGCATTCGCGTCGTGTTTAACACGGTCACCAAGAAAGACGACGTGTCAAAGATTTTCTCGAAAATTTTCGACTACTACGCGGAAAACCGCAATTTTGTCTTGAATCGCGATGCGGTGATGTATGAGAACCCTATCTACGAAAAGATCAAGGCTTTCGATCGCTCCATCATCGATATTCGCAATGATCCGACCGACTATGTCGCGATGAACGCCGAAGCAATGGAGAGCGGGGAGCCCGAGGAACATCTTGCACAGATTCGCCAACTGGTTGCAATTAAACGTCTGGCCACGCGGGTAACCACCGAACTGGACGCAGTCTTCAAACTCGTGGTGCATTGA
- a CDS encoding TrbM/KikA/MpfK family conjugal transfer protein, producing MKRLITVLICSAAAIPTMVTADDDNTSACGVVLCLAGLMDGGNGGGQCNQYERDYFSIVRYHHGHFDLSGTSSARGDFLNQCNSVGSDQKSSVNSKYGGVENGP from the coding sequence ATGAAACGATTGATCACTGTATTGATCTGCAGCGCGGCGGCCATCCCGACGATGGTGACGGCCGACGACGACAACACCTCGGCCTGCGGTGTGGTGCTGTGCCTGGCAGGGCTCATGGACGGTGGCAATGGCGGCGGCCAATGCAATCAGTATGAACGTGACTATTTTTCGATTGTGCGCTATCACCACGGGCATTTCGATCTGAGTGGCACGTCGAGCGCCCGGGGCGATTTTTTGAATCAATGCAATTCCGTCGGGAGTGACCAGAAGAGTTCCGTGAATTCGAAATACGGCGGTGTCGAGAACGGCCCCTGA